In the genome of Croceimicrobium hydrocarbonivorans, one region contains:
- a CDS encoding GWxTD domain-containing protein has protein sequence MRRFLLLILLSSSLLQAKTTNLYISLNEFMTGERENYIEINFGIGSESLDYLKQANGSFLGGLEVTIAVYKGDSVVSADRFRILSPAYKDTANLQELLYHQKRFFLNKGKYRLKMDIQDINDAEEDYHIDRPLQLTITKNFPDHSQVVYLEDFKPATENLKAAYTRSGYAMYPIISTGTPFIPQGLNRLAFYNELYNLDEKLGADESFLIRYYLQNEADGRVLSQFGGFQRAKASVVNPILGQIDISKLPSGNYLLVIEAIDSKGEKIIKQDNFFYRRGDEREIIAGSFEDRAVSGSWVDQLGNLDSIVKFMDYLYPISSEREQRIQENLLASADEELMKKYFFAFWENRKPLAPKEAWEDYHKEILVANKLFTSGLSKGYKTDRGRVWLMYGKPSQVERRDMEPNMPPYIIWQYDNVTTAYAVPQNNKIFIFGEFEPSTQIFKLIHSTAIGEINSPDWKQELYFRAYGGPGTIDPGNDPNEREFGSRANQNIILGTTGADQRNR, from the coding sequence ATGCGGCGTTTTCTACTTCTCATCCTCCTGTCTTCCTCCCTTTTACAGGCCAAAACCACCAATCTTTACATCTCCCTCAATGAATTCATGACCGGAGAACGTGAAAACTACATCGAAATAAATTTTGGTATTGGTAGTGAAAGCCTCGATTATCTAAAACAAGCAAATGGAAGCTTTTTAGGTGGACTGGAAGTAACTATCGCTGTTTACAAAGGAGATTCAGTAGTGAGTGCCGATCGTTTCCGCATCCTAAGCCCCGCCTATAAGGACACCGCTAATCTGCAAGAACTACTCTATCATCAAAAGCGTTTCTTCCTCAACAAAGGAAAATATCGCCTCAAAATGGATATTCAGGATATAAACGATGCCGAAGAAGATTATCATATCGACCGTCCATTACAACTCACCATTACTAAAAACTTCCCTGATCATTCTCAGGTAGTTTATTTGGAGGACTTTAAGCCTGCCACTGAAAACTTAAAAGCCGCCTACACTCGCTCCGGTTATGCCATGTACCCTATTATCAGCACCGGCACCCCTTTTATTCCGCAAGGTCTTAATCGATTAGCCTTTTACAATGAGCTCTATAATCTGGATGAAAAATTAGGGGCCGATGAAAGTTTCCTAATTCGCTACTACCTCCAAAATGAAGCAGATGGACGAGTGCTTTCGCAATTCGGAGGTTTTCAACGCGCAAAGGCCAGTGTTGTAAATCCTATTCTGGGTCAAATTGATATTAGCAAACTCCCTAGTGGAAATTACTTATTGGTAATTGAGGCCATCGACTCCAAGGGAGAGAAAATCATCAAGCAGGACAACTTCTTCTACCGTCGTGGCGATGAAAGAGAAATCATTGCTGGTTCCTTCGAAGATCGTGCAGTTAGCGGATCTTGGGTAGATCAATTAGGCAATTTGGATTCGATTGTGAAATTTATGGATTACCTCTACCCTATTTCCAGCGAACGCGAACAAAGAATTCAGGAAAACCTACTCGCTTCCGCAGATGAAGAATTGATGAAAAAATACTTCTTCGCTTTTTGGGAAAATCGCAAACCATTAGCCCCAAAAGAAGCTTGGGAAGATTACCATAAGGAAATCCTGGTGGCTAATAAATTATTCACCTCCGGACTCAGCAAAGGCTATAAAACGGATCGCGGTCGGGTTTGGTTGATGTACGGTAAACCCAGTCAAGTAGAGAGACGAGACATGGAGCCTAATATGCCTCCCTATATTATCTGGCAATACGACAATGTTACCACAGCTTATGCGGTGCCTCAAAACAATAAGATTTTCATTTTTGGAGAGTTTGAGCCATCTACCCAAATCTTCAAATTGATCCATTCCACCGCTATTGGCGAAATCAATAGTCCTGACTGGAAACAGGAGCTTTACTTCCGCGCTTATGGCGGTCCAGGCACCATCGATCCGGGTAATGATCCCAATGAAAGAGAGTTCGGAAGTCGTGCTAACCAAAACATCATCCTCGGAACTACCGGCGCCGATCAGAGAAACCGCTAA
- a CDS encoding AMP-dependent synthetase/ligase: MKGDTPTRLFDFPRFQLNNKPLADSLATKVDGKWKKISTQEYVDMSDQFGRALIEAGLQPGDKVAVASTNNRWEWNILDIGTLQAGCVDVPVYPTISEDDYEYIFNDAGVKLVFVSDLALYEKIIHIKDKVAGLAEIYTFDQVPNAPNWMDFMAMGESNTHQEVLEQRMKAVKTEDLATLIYTSGTTGRPKGVMLSHQNIASNSLDSFPRIPTKGDNELALSFLPLCHVYERMLIYLYCYACVPIYYAESMDSIGDNIRELKPTIFTAVPRLLEKIYDRIVAKGSELTGIKKKLFFWAIELGEEYELTGKGGLYKMKLAIVRKLIFSKWMEALGGRVKAIASGSAALNPRLIRIFSAAGVNIQEGYGLTETSPVISVNGPDVDQKRIGTVGRLIRNVEVKIAEDGEILCKGPNVMLGYYNKPEATAEVLSEDGWFHTGDIGEFVDGDFLKITDRKKEIFKTSGGKYIAPQLMETRFKESHFIEQIMVIGEGEKHPAAIVQPDFEFLKSYCKRKGLDYGSDKEVIQNEKIKARIFQDVEAINRHFGKWEQVKKIELSDHAWTVDSGELTPTMKLKRRIVQSLHQDHYERIYGHKPGK, encoded by the coding sequence ATGAAAGGAGATACGCCGACTCGATTATTTGATTTCCCACGCTTTCAATTGAATAATAAGCCTTTAGCGGATTCACTAGCCACAAAGGTAGATGGGAAGTGGAAAAAGATATCCACCCAGGAATATGTTGATATGAGTGATCAATTTGGCCGAGCGCTGATTGAAGCTGGTCTGCAACCGGGTGATAAAGTAGCAGTCGCATCTACGAATAACCGTTGGGAATGGAATATTCTCGATATCGGTACCCTGCAAGCCGGCTGCGTAGATGTGCCGGTTTATCCCACTATTTCGGAAGATGATTATGAGTATATCTTTAATGATGCAGGCGTAAAGCTGGTTTTCGTTTCAGATTTAGCGCTCTATGAAAAGATCATTCACATTAAAGATAAGGTAGCAGGTCTGGCTGAAATCTACACCTTTGATCAGGTGCCGAATGCGCCTAATTGGATGGATTTTATGGCCATGGGGGAAAGTAATACCCATCAAGAGGTTTTGGAGCAGCGTATGAAGGCTGTGAAAACGGAAGATTTGGCGACCCTAATTTATACTTCTGGAACTACAGGACGACCTAAAGGGGTGATGCTCTCCCACCAGAATATTGCCTCGAATAGCTTGGATTCCTTTCCGCGCATTCCCACTAAGGGCGATAATGAATTGGCATTAAGTTTCTTGCCGCTCTGCCACGTGTACGAGCGTATGCTGATTTACCTCTACTGCTATGCCTGTGTGCCTATTTACTATGCAGAAAGCATGGATAGTATTGGGGATAATATCCGCGAATTAAAACCCACTATTTTCACTGCCGTACCTCGCTTATTAGAAAAGATTTACGACCGTATTGTAGCCAAAGGCTCTGAACTGACCGGGATTAAGAAGAAGCTCTTCTTTTGGGCCATTGAACTGGGCGAAGAATATGAGCTCACCGGAAAAGGGGGCCTGTATAAAATGAAGTTGGCTATTGTTCGGAAGCTGATTTTCAGCAAATGGATGGAAGCCCTGGGTGGTAGAGTGAAGGCTATTGCCAGTGGTTCAGCCGCTTTAAACCCACGTTTGATTCGCATATTCTCAGCGGCCGGGGTGAATATCCAGGAAGGCTACGGTTTAACGGAGACATCACCAGTAATTTCGGTGAATGGTCCGGATGTAGATCAAAAGCGCATTGGTACGGTAGGTCGCCTAATTCGCAATGTAGAAGTGAAGATTGCCGAGGATGGTGAAATTCTATGTAAAGGTCCTAATGTTATGTTGGGCTATTACAATAAGCCGGAAGCTACCGCCGAGGTGTTAAGTGAAGATGGCTGGTTCCATACCGGCGACATCGGCGAATTTGTAGATGGTGACTTCTTGAAAATTACCGATCGTAAGAAAGAGATTTTCAAGACCAGTGGTGGGAAATATATTGCTCCTCAGTTAATGGAGACTCGTTTTAAGGAAAGCCACTTTATTGAGCAAATCATGGTGATTGGTGAGGGTGAGAAGCATCCTGCTGCCATCGTTCAGCCTGATTTTGAATTCTTAAAGTCCTATTGCAAACGCAAGGGATTGGACTATGGTTCCGATAAAGAAGTAATCCAGAACGAGAAGATTAAAGCCCGGATTTTCCAGGATGTAGAAGCGATTAATCGCCACTTCGGGAAATGGGAGCAGGTGAAGAAAATAGAGTTGAGCGATCATGCCTGGACAGTAGATTCGGGTGAATTAACGCCAACCATGAAATTAAAACGTCGTATCGTGCAGTCCCTGCATCAAGATCATTACGAGCGTATCTACGGACATAAACCTGGTAAATAG
- a CDS encoding glycosyltransferase family 2 protein: MPDTIAVAVLNWNGQSLLERYLPKLVADSKGLGKVYLIDNASSDNSISWTQEKLPEVEILKLDDNYGYAGGYNKAIAQLEEDLVVLINSDIESTPNWLEPIAARFATEPKLGALQPKILDLKDRSKFEYAGASGGYMDSLGYAFCRGRLFDDLESDEGQYNDYQECFWATGACLAVRKTAFNEVRGLYATLFAHMEEIDLCWKMQIQGWKVAVEPASVVYHLGGATLEAASPKKTYLNFRNNLIILFLNLPHWESMRIIFSRLLLDGLAGLRLLSQGKLSHVWAIVRAHFAFYGMFTELYRERIKRKQEPFKNMKGLYPKSIIWAYFAQKKRKFSDLS; this comes from the coding sequence ATGCCTGATACAATCGCCGTAGCAGTTCTCAACTGGAATGGCCAATCTTTACTAGAGCGCTACCTACCCAAATTGGTGGCTGACTCGAAAGGCCTCGGAAAAGTGTATCTGATAGATAATGCCAGCTCAGATAATAGTATTAGCTGGACCCAGGAAAAGCTTCCCGAAGTAGAGATCTTGAAACTCGACGACAATTATGGCTATGCTGGTGGTTATAATAAAGCCATTGCGCAGTTAGAAGAAGATTTAGTGGTATTAATCAATTCGGATATTGAATCCACTCCCAATTGGCTGGAGCCTATCGCAGCACGATTTGCAACAGAACCTAAATTGGGCGCCTTGCAACCCAAGATTCTCGACCTAAAGGATCGCTCCAAATTTGAATACGCCGGAGCCAGCGGTGGTTATATGGATAGCCTGGGTTATGCCTTTTGCAGAGGTCGCCTCTTCGATGATTTGGAAAGTGATGAAGGGCAATACAACGACTATCAGGAATGTTTTTGGGCCACCGGAGCCTGTCTCGCGGTGCGCAAAACTGCCTTCAATGAGGTGCGCGGTTTATACGCTACCCTCTTTGCACATATGGAGGAAATTGACCTCTGTTGGAAAATGCAAATCCAAGGCTGGAAGGTTGCGGTGGAACCCGCCAGTGTGGTCTATCACTTAGGAGGAGCAACTTTGGAAGCGGCCTCACCGAAGAAAACCTATCTCAATTTTCGCAATAACCTGATCATCCTCTTCCTTAACCTTCCGCATTGGGAATCCATGCGAATTATCTTCAGTCGCTTGCTCCTGGATGGATTAGCAGGATTGCGCCTTTTAAGTCAAGGCAAACTATCTCATGTTTGGGCAATTGTTAGGGCTCATTTCGCTTTTTATGGAATGTTCACCGAACTTTATCGAGAGCGCATCAAGCGAAAGCAAGAGCCCTTTAAAAACATGAAAGGCCTTTATCCAAAGAGTATCATTTGGGCCTATTTCGCCCAGAAAAAGCGGAAATTTTCAGACTTATCCTAA
- a CDS encoding DUF4248 domain-containing protein produces the protein MEDTFKIRSYGFQELATLYLPNIQPRSASLRLRAWLERNTALYSKLLELGFFKGCKILTPEMVREIVSVIGEP, from the coding sequence ATGGAAGATACTTTTAAGATTAGATCCTATGGGTTCCAGGAGTTGGCAACCTTGTATTTGCCAAACATTCAACCAAGGAGCGCTTCATTGAGGCTGAGGGCCTGGTTGGAAAGAAATACGGCTCTATACTCTAAGTTGCTAGAATTGGGTTTCTTCAAAGGTTGTAAGATTCTTACTCCCGAAATGGTACGAGAAATTGTCTCAGTAATCGGGGAGCCATAG
- a CDS encoding glycosyltransferase family 2 protein yields MANWSYRIRNGAVKILCTLDYWLKPKQRNGQIALHAMFKDEAPFLAEWIEYHLSQGIKHIYLTNDKSSDHWQEVLKPYLEAGLVEVENSINHPDFYTREEYHKKRISAKAAKKYEWIAFLDSDEFWYCEEGYASVLKNVPGNASGLVFNWLIYGTAHQEDLAEGEWMLEKLNRRFPDGHEENQQVKTVIRSGYGAHFFNKNPHYPNYSPWAPLYWSDGERFRPGQKRVLIEPGHIKHYWYRTEAFFKRVKRGRRAFFDGKERPAILEDWHYRRSNAVYDPFPEKALQDLKNFHQKFQDQ; encoded by the coding sequence ATGGCAAATTGGTCCTATCGCATTCGGAATGGGGCTGTTAAGATCCTCTGTACTTTGGATTATTGGCTTAAGCCTAAGCAGCGTAATGGGCAAATAGCCCTGCATGCTATGTTTAAGGATGAGGCTCCCTTTTTAGCAGAGTGGATCGAGTATCATCTTTCGCAAGGGATCAAGCATATTTATTTGACCAATGATAAGAGCAGTGATCATTGGCAAGAGGTGCTAAAGCCCTATCTGGAAGCGGGATTAGTGGAAGTCGAAAACAGTATAAATCATCCTGATTTTTATACCCGCGAGGAATACCATAAAAAGCGCATTTCGGCGAAAGCCGCCAAAAAATACGAATGGATTGCTTTTTTAGACAGTGATGAGTTTTGGTACTGCGAAGAGGGTTATGCCTCGGTCTTGAAGAATGTTCCTGGCAATGCTTCGGGATTGGTTTTCAATTGGCTGATATATGGCACGGCGCATCAAGAGGATTTGGCAGAAGGCGAATGGATGTTGGAAAAACTGAATCGTCGTTTCCCGGATGGGCATGAAGAGAACCAGCAAGTTAAGACTGTAATTCGCTCAGGATACGGCGCACACTTTTTCAATAAGAATCCACATTATCCCAATTATTCGCCTTGGGCTCCTTTGTATTGGAGTGATGGAGAGAGATTTCGTCCGGGACAAAAACGGGTTTTAATTGAGCCCGGCCACATTAAACATTATTGGTACCGTACCGAAGCATTTTTTAAACGGGTAAAACGCGGGCGCAGAGCTTTTTTTGATGGAAAGGAGCGCCCGGCTATTTTAGAGGATTGGCATTATCGACGGTCCAATGCAGTATATGATCCCTTTCCCGAAAAGGCTTTACAGGACTTGAAAAACTTCCATCAAAAATTCCAGGATCAATAG
- a CDS encoding site-specific integrase has translation MLNERSNYSLVFYISRTRPKKNGECPIYLKININGGKASFPIKRHVLPEQWSAEKSCMKGRSQEAQTFNKYLDAIRLRANKLYNELLVSYAEVTAPMLKDAILGTNSARPKTIITVWDDHVEKLKSLVGKECTYPTMQKYRTARNHFQEFLKKKYRVHDVSVKRVDHEMIEAFEHFLKTEKGCNYNTSIKFLQNLKRITTICISNGWLVKNPFMNKSLSLKEVARPYLNEEELNRLMGLEIKMDRLDRVRDFFLFACFTGLSYADVKKLTREEIEFTEDGYWIKTRRRKTGGKANIPLLEVPWKIIMKYNPHFEELFPTDKVLPVMSNQKLNAYLKEVADLAGITKKLSYHIARHTFATTVTMLNGVPIESVSKMLGHKNITSTQHYARIIDQKVSEDMKMLSSRLERKINMNWA, from the coding sequence ATGTTAAACGAAAGGTCAAATTACTCGCTGGTGTTTTACATCAGCCGCACTCGTCCAAAGAAAAATGGTGAGTGTCCAATCTATCTGAAGATCAACATTAATGGGGGAAAAGCCAGTTTTCCCATCAAGCGCCATGTCCTTCCGGAACAGTGGTCAGCAGAGAAAAGTTGCATGAAGGGACGTTCCCAGGAGGCACAAACCTTCAATAAGTACCTTGACGCTATTAGATTGAGGGCTAACAAGTTATACAATGAATTGCTTGTAAGTTATGCGGAGGTAACTGCACCGATGCTTAAAGATGCTATTCTGGGTACTAATTCAGCCCGTCCTAAGACCATTATCACCGTTTGGGATGATCACGTAGAGAAGCTCAAATCACTGGTTGGCAAGGAATGCACCTATCCAACCATGCAGAAGTATCGCACGGCTAGAAATCACTTCCAGGAGTTCCTCAAAAAGAAGTATCGGGTTCACGATGTTAGTGTCAAACGTGTGGATCACGAGATGATCGAGGCTTTTGAACATTTCCTTAAAACAGAGAAAGGGTGTAACTACAACACTAGCATCAAGTTTCTTCAAAACCTCAAGAGGATTACTACTATTTGTATCAGTAACGGCTGGCTGGTGAAGAACCCCTTCATGAATAAGAGTCTCTCATTAAAAGAGGTAGCACGTCCCTACTTGAATGAAGAAGAGCTCAACCGACTGATGGGACTTGAAATCAAAATGGATCGTTTAGATCGTGTGAGAGACTTCTTCTTGTTTGCTTGTTTCACTGGCCTCTCTTATGCCGATGTAAAGAAGCTCACTCGAGAAGAAATCGAATTCACCGAAGATGGCTACTGGATCAAAACCAGAAGACGTAAGACTGGAGGAAAGGCCAATATTCCTCTGCTCGAAGTGCCCTGGAAGATTATCATGAAGTACAATCCACATTTTGAGGAGCTCTTTCCAACTGACAAGGTGCTTCCGGTGATGAGCAACCAAAAGTTGAATGCATACCTGAAAGAGGTGGCCGATTTGGCCGGTATCACGAAGAAGCTGAGTTACCACATTGCTCGACACACTTTTGCGACCACTGTAACCATGTTAAATGGTGTTCCTATTGAAAGTGTGAGTAAGATGCTTGGCCACAAGAATATCACCTCTACGCAACACTACGCGAGAATTATTGACCAGAAGGTATCCGAAGACATGAAGATGCTTTCGAGTCGCTTAGAAAGGAAAATAAATATGAATTGGGCATAA
- a CDS encoding lysophospholipid acyltransferase family protein: MIGYYLALAFGRLLSYMPFFLLYRLSDFLAWLMSKVLKYRQEVIDGNLKRSFPEKDEAEIKGIRRRFYRNFSDILVESFKSLSVSEKTMRKRFVLRNPEVFQNIYDQNRGLIMVMGHHTNFEWTAMSIPLVVPQNCFAVYHPLKNPRFNKLIVKIREQFGLKLFKMEDTYPFMLNNSDPRPLYVFMADQSPHRGKIKYRTQFLHQDTPVHLGVENLSRKCDLAVVFIDIHRVKRGYYEIEGHLLFENTQDREPHVVTDTHVKALEKLIQSDPPNWLWSHKRWKYA; the protein is encoded by the coding sequence ATGATTGGATATTATCTGGCGCTGGCTTTTGGGCGCTTGCTTTCCTATATGCCCTTTTTCCTTTTGTATCGCCTAAGCGATTTCCTCGCCTGGCTGATGTCAAAAGTTTTAAAATACCGTCAGGAAGTTATTGATGGCAACTTAAAGCGTTCCTTTCCTGAGAAAGATGAGGCCGAAATTAAAGGTATTCGCCGCCGCTTTTACCGCAATTTCAGTGACATCTTGGTAGAGTCATTTAAAAGCCTGAGCGTTTCTGAGAAAACCATGCGCAAGCGATTTGTACTTCGCAATCCAGAGGTTTTCCAAAATATCTACGATCAAAATCGCGGATTGATAATGGTAATGGGGCATCATACCAATTTCGAATGGACTGCCATGAGCATTCCCTTGGTAGTACCCCAAAATTGCTTCGCGGTTTACCATCCTTTGAAAAACCCTCGCTTCAATAAACTGATCGTTAAGATCCGGGAGCAATTCGGTTTAAAGCTCTTCAAAATGGAGGATACTTATCCCTTCATGTTAAACAATTCCGACCCTCGCCCCCTCTATGTTTTTATGGCCGATCAAAGTCCACATCGAGGAAAAATAAAATACCGAACCCAATTTTTACATCAAGATACTCCTGTGCACTTAGGCGTTGAGAACCTTAGTCGCAAATGTGACTTAGCGGTGGTCTTTATCGATATCCATCGCGTGAAGCGTGGTTACTATGAAATTGAGGGGCATTTGCTTTTTGAGAATACCCAAGATCGAGAGCCTCATGTGGTAACTGACACCCATGTAAAAGCCCTGGAAAAACTCATTCAATCCGATCCTCCTAATTGGCTATGGAGCCATAAACGCTGGAAATATGCCTGA
- the fumC gene encoding class II fumarate hydratase, whose amino-acid sequence MDYRIEKDTMGEVQVPADKYWGAQTERSRNNFKIGAAASMPIEIVHGFAYLKKAAAHANADLGVLPVEKRDLISKVCDEILTGSLNDQFPLVIWQTGSGTQSNMNVNEVVANRAHVIAGNKLGEGERMIHPNDDVNKSQSSNDTFPTGMHIAAYKMIVETTIPGVKQLRDTLAAKSEAYKNVVKIGRTHLMDATPLTLGQEFSGYVSQLDHGLKALNNTLDHLSEVALGGTAVGTGINTPEGYAELVAKKIAEFTGMPFRSADNKFEALAAHDALVETHGALKQLAVSLMKIANDIRLLASGPRAGIGEILIPANEPGSSIMPGKVNPTQAEAMTMVAARVMGNDTTVTVGGSNGHYELNVFKPVMAHAVLESARLIGDACVSFDEHCAVGIEPNHDVIKRHLNNSLMLVTALNTKIGYEKAAKIAKTAYENGTTLKEEAINLGYLSAEEFDAWVKPEKMVGSLK is encoded by the coding sequence ATGGATTACCGTATCGAAAAGGACACCATGGGCGAAGTTCAGGTGCCCGCCGATAAGTATTGGGGTGCGCAAACCGAGCGTAGCCGTAACAATTTTAAGATCGGAGCAGCAGCCAGCATGCCCATCGAAATCGTGCATGGCTTTGCTTATTTGAAAAAAGCAGCCGCTCACGCCAATGCAGATTTAGGTGTTCTTCCGGTAGAAAAGAGAGATCTCATTTCTAAAGTTTGTGATGAAATTTTAACTGGCAGCCTCAATGATCAATTTCCATTGGTGATCTGGCAAACAGGTTCCGGTACCCAAAGCAATATGAACGTAAATGAGGTGGTAGCCAACCGCGCTCATGTTATTGCTGGCAACAAATTGGGTGAGGGCGAGCGCATGATTCACCCGAATGATGACGTAAACAAAAGTCAGTCTTCTAACGACACCTTCCCTACCGGCATGCACATCGCCGCTTATAAGATGATCGTAGAAACCACCATTCCAGGGGTTAAGCAATTACGCGATACCCTGGCGGCTAAATCCGAAGCCTATAAAAATGTGGTGAAAATTGGCCGTACACACTTAATGGACGCTACCCCCCTAACCTTGGGTCAGGAGTTCAGTGGCTATGTATCGCAATTAGATCACGGTTTAAAAGCCCTCAATAATACTTTGGACCACCTTTCAGAAGTAGCTTTAGGGGGTACCGCGGTTGGAACCGGAATTAACACTCCAGAAGGTTATGCCGAATTAGTAGCGAAGAAAATCGCTGAATTCACCGGTATGCCTTTCCGTTCGGCCGACAATAAATTTGAAGCTTTAGCGGCTCACGATGCCTTAGTAGAAACCCATGGCGCCTTGAAGCAATTGGCCGTTTCTTTAATGAAAATCGCTAATGATATTCGCCTTTTAGCCTCCGGTCCTCGTGCCGGTATTGGTGAGATCTTAATTCCTGCCAATGAGCCAGGTTCTTCCATTATGCCTGGCAAAGTTAATCCTACTCAAGCGGAGGCCATGACCATGGTTGCGGCTCGTGTAATGGGTAATGACACCACTGTAACTGTTGGCGGATCGAATGGTCATTATGAATTGAACGTATTCAAACCGGTAATGGCCCACGCGGTATTAGAATCGGCTCGTTTAATTGGTGATGCCTGTGTTAGCTTCGATGAGCATTGTGCTGTAGGCATTGAGCCTAATCACGATGTAATTAAACGTCACTTGAACAACTCCTTGATGTTGGTGACGGCCTTAAACACAAAGATTGGTTACGAAAAAGCGGCTAAGATTGCCAAAACCGCCTATGAAAATGGTACTACTCTTAAAGAAGAAGCCATCAATTTAGGCTACCTCAGCGCGGAAGAATTCGATGCTTGGGTAAAACCCGAAAAAATGGTAGGCAGCTTAAAATAA
- a CDS encoding amidohydrolase: protein MARIFFALLILLTSVSCQTEAKKVPVDLLVVAKQIYLKAGETAQAMVIKDGKVWATGSQKELESAYKPQAVKVFEGMYIYPGFNDAHAHFLGYARSLGRVNLVATQSWQECLERLQNFAEKNPNDFLLGRGWDQNDWESKEFPDRKALDSLYPHTPVLLKRIDGHAAIANQAALDYAGINASTTVAGGTIDIVKGILIDNAVDLIEEPANDPERDKELILKAQEFCVHAGLTSITDAGLKKKDIQILQDLSESGELKLRLNVMVSDDSASLAYYFARGPIEEPRFRLKTVKFYLDGALGSRGALLLNSYADDPGNYGLQLKPTNYFLEMADSLSHQKWQMAIHAIGDSANRLATQIFGVGYLHNRNHRWRIEHAQVVHPKDLEDMKALGVIPSIQPTHATSDMYWAEERLGPEAIQYAYRAQSFLDQGLVLPLGTDFPVEDINPLNTFRAARFRVDANAYPQGGFRAEEALSFDEALKGMTWSGAYASFEEEVKGLLERGYYADFIVMDRDLKKLKADEFSNLEVKATAINGEFLYSL, encoded by the coding sequence ATGGCCCGTATTTTTTTCGCTCTCCTGATTTTGCTGACTTCGGTTTCTTGTCAAACAGAAGCTAAAAAGGTGCCGGTAGATCTATTGGTAGTGGCTAAGCAGATTTACCTGAAAGCAGGTGAGACCGCCCAGGCCATGGTGATTAAAGATGGTAAGGTTTGGGCTACGGGCAGCCAGAAAGAATTAGAGTCGGCTTATAAGCCACAAGCAGTCAAGGTTTTTGAGGGCATGTATATCTACCCGGGTTTTAATGATGCCCATGCGCATTTTCTCGGCTATGCTCGCAGTTTAGGGAGGGTGAATTTAGTAGCTACCCAATCCTGGCAAGAATGCTTGGAGCGTTTGCAGAATTTTGCTGAAAAGAATCCCAATGATTTTCTCTTAGGTCGAGGTTGGGATCAGAATGATTGGGAGAGTAAGGAATTCCCCGATCGAAAAGCTTTGGACTCACTTTATCCCCATACCCCGGTTCTATTGAAGCGAATCGACGGACATGCGGCTATTGCCAATCAAGCAGCTTTGGACTATGCCGGGATTAATGCATCAACGACCGTGGCAGGAGGGACTATTGATATAGTAAAGGGCATCTTAATCGATAATGCAGTAGACCTTATTGAAGAACCTGCAAACGATCCGGAGCGAGATAAAGAATTGATCTTAAAAGCCCAGGAGTTTTGCGTACATGCTGGCTTAACTTCCATCACCGATGCGGGTCTTAAAAAGAAGGATATTCAAATTTTACAGGACCTAAGTGAGAGTGGTGAATTAAAGCTGCGCCTCAATGTAATGGTCTCAGATGATTCAGCTTCTTTGGCCTATTATTTTGCCAGAGGGCCTATTGAAGAGCCGCGTTTTAGGTTAAAAACGGTGAAGTTTTATTTGGATGGCGCTTTGGGTTCTCGTGGAGCTTTATTGTTGAATTCTTATGCAGATGATCCCGGTAATTATGGTCTGCAATTAAAGCCCACCAATTACTTTTTAGAGATGGCCGATTCCTTGAGTCATCAGAAGTGGCAAATGGCCATTCATGCCATTGGCGATTCGGCCAACCGCTTAGCCACGCAAATCTTTGGCGTGGGGTATTTACATAATCGCAATCACCGTTGGCGGATCGAACATGCGCAAGTTGTGCATCCTAAGGATCTGGAAGATATGAAGGCCTTGGGCGTAATTCCTTCAATACAGCCTACCCATGCCACCTCAGATATGTATTGGGCGGAGGAAAGGCTGGGGCCTGAAGCCATTCAGTATGCTTATCGTGCACAAAGCTTTTTAGATCAGGGATTGGTTTTACCCTTGGGAACCGATTTTCCGGTAGAGGATATTAATCCCCTCAATACTTTTAGAGCAGCCCGTTTTCGCGTAGATGCCAATGCCTATCCACAAGGGGGCTTTAGAGCCGAAGAAGCCCTAAGCTTTGATGAAGCCTTAAAAGGCATGACTTGGTCTGGAGCTTATGCCAGTTTTGAAGAAGAAGTGAAAGGATTATTGGAGCGCGGTTATTATGCTGATTTCATTGTGATGGATCGCGATTTGAAAAAGCTAAAGGCCGATGAGTTTTCCAATCTGGAAGTAAAGGCAACTGCTATTAATGGTGAATTTCTCTACAGTCTCTAA